In a genomic window of Flavobacterium lipolyticum:
- a CDS encoding ABC transporter permease: MLVYLRLLKESLGFAVNALRNNKLRTLLSLLGVTIGIFSIIAVLAAVDSLDRKISKDLSSLDKNTIYLMKFSFGPSEIPQWKRDQFPNVKYDEYVGLKNSLTNTDQVAYQLFVKHESLKYDSKTVSDVNIIPSSNEIVDIEGLSFDKGRFYTESESNSGAAVIVLGYEIAEGLFGTSDPIGKSIRLYGQRFNVIGVIAKQGAGFFGDSNDTSVYLPSNFLRRMYGDSDAMTPVIVVKPVKGIDMDAYKAQVAQKIRAIRGMKAGEMDNFFINVLSGFTDFIDGILGQMNVVGWIISGFSLLVGGFGIANIMFVSVKERTNLIGIQKSLGAKNRFILFQFLFEAVILSVIGGIIGLVMVWGIALVLTKVLDFEFVLSFGNIILGTTLAAFIGLVSGILPAISAANLDPVEAIRTGM; this comes from the coding sequence ATGCTTGTTTATCTAAGATTATTAAAAGAAAGTTTAGGTTTTGCCGTAAATGCGCTGCGAAATAATAAACTGCGAACGTTGTTGTCGTTATTGGGTGTTACGATCGGAATTTTTTCGATTATTGCTGTTTTGGCGGCGGTCGATTCTTTAGATCGTAAAATTTCTAAAGATTTGAGTAGCTTAGATAAAAATACAATTTATTTAATGAAGTTTAGTTTTGGACCTTCTGAAATTCCACAATGGAAAAGAGATCAGTTTCCAAATGTGAAATACGATGAGTATGTAGGGCTGAAAAATTCATTGACCAATACGGATCAGGTGGCGTATCAGCTTTTTGTAAAACACGAAAGTTTAAAATACGATTCAAAAACTGTAAGTGATGTAAATATTATCCCTTCGTCGAATGAAATTGTAGATATTGAAGGGTTAAGTTTTGATAAGGGGAGATTTTATACCGAATCTGAGTCGAATTCCGGTGCGGCTGTTATTGTTTTGGGTTATGAAATTGCTGAAGGGCTTTTCGGTACAAGTGATCCCATTGGGAAGAGTATCCGTTTGTACGGACAACGTTTTAATGTAATTGGTGTAATTGCAAAACAAGGAGCGGGTTTTTTTGGCGACAGTAATGATACATCGGTTTATTTGCCATCCAATTTTTTACGCCGAATGTATGGTGATAGTGATGCCATGACACCCGTAATTGTTGTGAAGCCTGTAAAAGGGATTGACATGGATGCTTATAAGGCACAGGTGGCACAAAAAATAAGAGCTATTCGTGGTATGAAAGCCGGAGAAATGGATAATTTCTTTATTAATGTACTTTCCGGATTTACCGATTTTATAGATGGAATTTTAGGACAGATGAATGTTGTGGGATGGATTATCAGTGGATTTTCTCTTTTGGTAGGTGGTTTTGGAATTGCCAATATTATGTTTGTATCTGTAAAAGAAAGAACCAATTTAATCGGAATTCAGAAATCACTGGGAGCTAAAAACCGATTCATTTTATTTCAGTTTTTGTTTGAAGCAGTAATTCTTTCTGTTATTGGTGGAATAATAGGTTTGGTGATGGTTTGGGGAATTGCACTGGTCTTAACAAAAGTGCTTGATTTTGAATTTGTTCTTAGTTTCGGGAATATAATTTTAGGAACCACTCTCGCGGCATTTATAGGTTTGGTTTCAGGGATATTACCTGCGATATCTGCTGCAAATCTGGATCCGGTTGAAGCCATTCGAACCGGGATGTAG
- a CDS encoding NAD(P)-dependent alcohol dehydrogenase codes for MIPVKAYAAYDAVNPLKPYTFERKEVGAHQVQIEILYSGVCHSDIHTAKGDWGPVNYPLVPGHEIVGRIVAVGSEVSKFKIGELAGVGCFVDSCRVCPSCQSGEEQFCDEGMTGTYNGVERGTDIPTKGGYSTSIIVDESYTLHVSEKLDIKGVAPLLCAGITTYSPLRYLKVGKGHKVGVLGLGGLGHMAVKFAVSFGAEVTMLSHSPSKEADAKKLGAHHFALTSNPATMESLANSFDFILNTVSAKHDHNAYLNLLTTNGTMIVVGAPPAPAEIPVFTLIMKRRSIIGSLIGGIRETQEMLDYCAEHNITSDVEIIDMGYINEAYDRMNKSDVKYRFVIDMASLK; via the coding sequence ATGATACCAGTTAAAGCTTATGCAGCCTATGATGCTGTTAATCCGTTAAAACCCTACACGTTTGAAAGAAAAGAAGTAGGTGCCCATCAGGTTCAGATAGAAATTTTGTATAGTGGGGTATGCCATTCCGATATTCATACCGCAAAAGGGGATTGGGGCCCTGTAAATTACCCTTTAGTTCCCGGTCACGAAATTGTAGGCCGAATTGTAGCTGTTGGAAGCGAAGTTTCTAAGTTTAAAATTGGAGAGCTGGCAGGAGTGGGGTGCTTTGTAGATTCCTGCAGAGTCTGTCCAAGTTGTCAGTCCGGTGAAGAGCAATTTTGTGATGAAGGAATGACCGGAACTTACAATGGTGTAGAGAGAGGAACGGATATTCCGACCAAGGGAGGATATTCAACCAGTATTATTGTAGATGAAAGTTATACGCTTCACGTTTCTGAGAAACTCGATATCAAAGGAGTTGCTCCGTTATTATGCGCCGGAATTACAACTTATTCGCCTTTGCGTTATTTAAAAGTTGGTAAAGGACATAAAGTTGGAGTTTTAGGACTTGGGGGCTTAGGTCATATGGCTGTGAAATTTGCAGTTTCTTTTGGTGCCGAAGTTACGATGTTAAGTCACTCTCCTTCCAAAGAAGCCGATGCTAAAAAGTTAGGCGCACATCATTTTGCTTTAACTTCAAATCCGGCAACAATGGAATCGCTTGCCAATAGTTTCGATTTTATTCTGAATACTGTTTCTGCCAAACACGATCATAATGCTTATTTGAATTTGTTGACGACAAACGGAACCATGATCGTAGTAGGTGCTCCGCCTGCACCTGCTGAAATTCCTGTTTTTACTTTAATTATGAAAAGAAGAAGTATCATAGGAAGTTTAATTGGAGGAATCAGAGAAACTCAGGAAATGTTGGATTACTGCGCCGAGCATAATATTACTTCAGATGTTGAGATTATCGATATGGGGTATATTAATGAAGCTTACGACCGAATGAATAAAAGCGATGTGAAGTATCGTTTTGTAATTGATATGGCTTCTTTGAAGTAG
- a CDS encoding DUF5004 domain-containing protein yields MKKIVFLALIMLASLSIQAQTSKELIGKWQLVKLTKNGTEKDIKEKFKSDQVFQIFNEDGKFTGIVGDKSTNGKWKLSKDNNTLTVTVDLIPVKFQIDYFDSQKRVITHEQLGTLEYKKVDN; encoded by the coding sequence ATGAAAAAGATTGTTTTTCTAGCACTAATTATGTTAGCTTCACTTTCCATTCAGGCACAAACGTCAAAAGAACTTATTGGAAAATGGCAACTGGTAAAACTTACCAAAAACGGAACAGAAAAAGATATAAAAGAAAAATTCAAGAGTGATCAGGTGTTTCAGATCTTCAACGAGGATGGAAAATTTACAGGAATCGTAGGAGACAAAAGCACCAACGGCAAATGGAAACTTTCGAAAGACAACAACACCTTAACTGTTACCGTTGATCTTATTCCTGTAAAATTTCAAATTGACTATTTCGACAGTCAGAAACGTGTTATTACCCACGAGCAACTTGGGACTTTAGAATACAAAAAGGTAGACAACTAA
- a CDS encoding helix-turn-helix domain-containing protein: MSTATKPNHIGRKISRIRELKDMKQEALAQALGTSQQTVSAIENSETIDDAKLAEVAKALGVSVEAIKNFTDENMISYFNNFYDNSCNGANGMFHANYCNFNPLDKVIELYERMLQAEKEKVEYLEKLLKEK; this comes from the coding sequence ATGAGTACAGCAACAAAACCAAATCACATAGGACGAAAAATTAGTCGTATTCGTGAACTTAAAGACATGAAACAGGAAGCTTTGGCTCAGGCTTTAGGAACCTCTCAGCAAACTGTATCTGCAATAGAAAACAGCGAAACCATAGACGATGCAAAACTCGCAGAAGTAGCAAAAGCTCTTGGCGTAAGTGTTGAGGCTATAAAAAACTTTACAGACGAAAATATGATTAGTTATTTCAATAATTTTTACGACAACAGCTGTAATGGAGCAAATGGAATGTTTCATGCAAATTATTGCAATTTCAATCCATTAGATAAAGTCATTGAACTCTACGAACGTATGCTTCAGGCAGAAAAAGAAAAAGTTGAATATTTAGAAAAATTACTGAAAGAAAAATAA
- the accD gene encoding acetyl-CoA carboxylase, carboxyltransferase subunit beta — MAWFKRQEKGITTATEDKMDVPKGLWYKSPTGKIIDADELARNLFVSPEDDFHVRIGSATYFEILFDNNEFVELDKNMTSKDPLHFVDTKKYAERLKDVMEKTHLKDAVRTGVGKSKGKELVICCMDFAFIGGSMGAVVGEKIARGIDHAIKNKLPFVMISKSGGARMMEAAYSLMQLAKTSVKLAQLAEAKLPYISLCTDPTTGGTTASYAMLGDINISEPGALIGFAGPRVVRDTTGKDLPEGFQTAEFLLEHGFLDFITPRKELKDKINLYIDLIQNNEIR, encoded by the coding sequence ATGGCTTGGTTTAAAAGACAGGAAAAAGGGATTACGACCGCTACAGAAGATAAGATGGACGTTCCGAAAGGATTGTGGTACAAATCTCCAACAGGAAAAATTATTGATGCTGACGAATTAGCCCGAAACTTATTTGTAAGTCCTGAAGATGATTTTCATGTTCGAATTGGAAGCGCAACCTATTTTGAAATTTTATTTGACAATAATGAGTTTGTTGAATTAGATAAAAACATGACTTCTAAAGATCCTCTGCATTTTGTGGATACAAAAAAATATGCAGAACGACTGAAAGACGTTATGGAAAAAACTCACCTAAAAGACGCTGTGCGTACCGGAGTGGGAAAATCTAAAGGAAAAGAACTTGTAATTTGCTGTATGGATTTCGCCTTTATCGGTGGATCTATGGGAGCTGTTGTAGGTGAAAAAATTGCCAGAGGTATTGATCACGCTATCAAAAACAAACTGCCTTTTGTAATGATTTCTAAGTCTGGTGGAGCTCGTATGATGGAAGCTGCTTATTCTTTAATGCAATTAGCAAAAACATCTGTGAAATTAGCGCAATTAGCAGAAGCTAAATTACCTTACATCTCTCTTTGTACAGATCCAACAACCGGAGGAACAACTGCATCATACGCCATGTTAGGAGATATCAACATTTCTGAGCCAGGCGCATTGATTGGTTTCGCTGGTCCGCGTGTAGTTCGTGACACAACTGGTAAGGATTTACCGGAAGGTTTCCAAACTGCCGAGTTCTTATTAGAGCACGGTTTCCTTGACTTTATCACGCCAAGAAAAGAATTGAAAGACAAAATCAACTTGTATATCGATTTGATTCAGAATAACGAAATTAGATAG
- the fbaA gene encoding class II fructose-bisphosphate aldolase: MAHNIKPGVATGDQVQEIFNYAKEKGFALPAVNVTGSSTINGVLETAAKLNAPVIIQFSNGGAQFNAGKGLSNAGEKAAIAGGIAGAKHIHTLAEAYGATVILHTDHCAKKLLPWIDGLLDASEKHFAETGKPLYSSHMIDLSEEPIEENIEICKEYLARMSKMGMTLEIELGITGGEEDGVDNSDVDSSKLYTQPEEVAYAYEELSKISPKFTIAAAFGNVHGVYKPGNVKLTPKILKNSQDFVQNKFNTGHNPVDFVFHGGSGSTLEEIREAIGYGVIKMNIDTDLQFAYTEGILDYMVKNIDYLKTQIGNPEGADVPNKKYYDPRKWVRESEVTFNTRLEQAFADLNNVNTL, from the coding sequence ATGGCACACAATATTAAACCGGGAGTAGCTACGGGAGATCAGGTTCAGGAGATCTTTAATTATGCGAAAGAAAAAGGATTTGCATTACCTGCAGTAAATGTTACTGGTTCAAGTACAATCAATGGAGTTCTTGAAACTGCAGCAAAATTAAATGCACCGGTTATCATTCAATTTTCAAACGGTGGAGCACAGTTTAACGCTGGAAAAGGACTATCTAATGCAGGTGAAAAAGCAGCAATCGCTGGTGGAATCGCCGGAGCAAAACATATTCATACTTTAGCAGAAGCTTACGGAGCAACCGTAATTCTACATACTGACCACTGTGCAAAAAAATTATTACCTTGGATTGATGGTTTATTAGATGCTTCTGAAAAACATTTTGCAGAAACAGGAAAACCATTATACAGTTCTCACATGATTGACTTATCTGAGGAGCCAATCGAAGAAAACATCGAAATCTGCAAAGAATATTTGGCAAGAATGAGTAAAATGGGAATGACATTAGAAATCGAACTTGGTATTACAGGTGGTGAAGAAGATGGTGTTGACAACTCTGACGTTGACAGTTCAAAATTATATACTCAGCCGGAAGAAGTTGCTTATGCTTATGAAGAATTATCTAAAATAAGCCCTAAATTTACAATTGCTGCTGCTTTTGGAAACGTTCACGGTGTTTACAAACCAGGAAACGTAAAATTAACTCCGAAAATCTTAAAAAACTCTCAGGATTTCGTTCAAAACAAATTCAACACGGGTCATAATCCGGTAGATTTTGTTTTCCACGGAGGTTCAGGTTCTACTCTTGAAGAAATCAGAGAAGCAATTGGATACGGAGTAATCAAAATGAATATCGATACCGATTTACAATTTGCATACACAGAAGGAATACTTGATTATATGGTTAAAAACATTGACTATTTAAAAACTCAAATTGGTAACCCGGAAGGTGCTGATGTTCCAAACAAAAAATATTATGACCCAAGAAAATGGGTACGTGAAAGCGAAGTAACGTTCAATACAAGACTTGAGCAAGCTTTTGCAGACTTAAATAACGTAAATACACTATAA
- a CDS encoding BamA/TamA family outer membrane protein — protein MKKNSTKIIAFILIAIFICACNAVKRVPDGKNLLVKNTILVNGKSTNDETAFNQMYQKPNGTLLGYRLRLNLYNLANLNPDSTYKAKFKNNPGLYERQSKLLSAKQVDRLGQSFMYKGIHEFLKSTGEAPVIIDTAKTKKTLLRLKYYYFNSGYFKVATDYNIDSVGRKKAKINYNITTGPAYTLDTIKTKIMTPALDSLYKVNPDPSVLKSGKQYKTVDFEEEKNRLTTYFRNHGAYYFQPTYVTFDIDTIGKKDKANVTLIVNNNNIQGRDSSRTEPFKLYKISDVNIYTDYSATNAKNKITDSTTYNNFNLYSYKKLKYRPRAITDAVFITKGSTFSDTRTTLSSRYLNNLKIFNYPSIQYTVDKRDSTAQSLIANVYLTPRKKYSFGATFDVTHSNIQDFGIGASISETIRNVFNRAETLEISTRLNLGSSRDMANPNNNFFNVSEYGLDLKLNFPRILLPFGTEKIIPKRMIPSTSVAAGFSKQRNIGLDKENFTGGIAYNWSPKRGNTAKFELLNAQFVRNLNPDNYFNVYRTSYRELNNIGTIYNKNEDYYNSPDDRNLSIPKGTTGFTNDVLSPNSSLILPDQAYKDVKSIEERRIRLTENDFILATSYTFTKTTKKDLADNTFYQFKTKIESAGTLLSAISNIGNFQKNDKGNYEIFNLEYSEYIKTEFDYIKHWDFGKEKVLAVRTFFGIAVPFGNSNYIPFSRSYYAGGSNDNRAWQPYSLGPGSTNAANDFNEANMKIAMSAELRFKIFGAVKGAIFADAGNIWNVLDNVIDEKAKFSSVNDLAEIALGTGFGLRYDLSFFVIRLDMGFKTYNPAHEKGDRWFKEYNFGHSVLNFGINYPF, from the coding sequence TTGAAAAAGAATTCCACAAAAATAATAGCATTTATCCTAATAGCAATATTTATTTGCGCTTGTAATGCTGTAAAAAGAGTTCCTGATGGAAAAAACCTTCTTGTTAAAAATACTATTCTTGTAAATGGCAAGTCAACTAACGACGAAACTGCCTTCAATCAAATGTACCAAAAACCAAATGGTACCCTATTAGGATATCGTCTTCGTTTGAATTTATACAACCTTGCCAATTTAAATCCGGACTCAACCTATAAAGCTAAATTCAAAAACAATCCGGGTTTGTACGAACGCCAGTCAAAACTTTTATCTGCGAAACAAGTAGATCGTCTGGGACAATCCTTTATGTACAAAGGTATTCATGAATTTCTAAAAAGCACCGGTGAAGCTCCGGTAATTATTGATACTGCGAAAACAAAGAAAACACTCCTTCGTCTAAAATATTATTATTTCAACAGTGGTTATTTTAAAGTTGCAACAGATTATAATATTGACAGTGTTGGAAGAAAAAAAGCGAAGATAAACTACAATATTACAACCGGACCTGCTTATACTTTAGACACTATCAAAACGAAAATAATGACTCCTGCGTTAGACTCGTTATACAAAGTTAATCCTGACCCTTCGGTTTTAAAATCAGGAAAACAATACAAAACCGTAGATTTTGAAGAAGAAAAAAATCGTCTTACCACTTACTTTAGAAACCACGGAGCCTATTATTTCCAGCCTACTTATGTGACTTTTGATATTGATACTATTGGCAAAAAAGACAAAGCCAATGTAACTTTGATTGTAAACAACAATAACATCCAGGGAAGAGATTCAAGCAGAACAGAGCCTTTTAAACTGTACAAAATTAGTGACGTCAACATCTACACTGATTATTCCGCAACAAATGCAAAAAACAAAATCACAGACAGCACCACCTACAACAACTTTAATCTATACAGTTATAAAAAACTAAAATACAGACCACGAGCCATTACCGATGCGGTTTTTATCACCAAGGGAAGTACTTTTTCAGACACCAGAACTACTCTTTCCTCAAGATATCTGAACAATCTGAAAATTTTCAATTATCCCTCTATTCAGTATACAGTCGACAAACGCGACTCAACTGCGCAGTCCTTAATTGCTAATGTCTATCTTACTCCAAGAAAAAAATACAGCTTTGGAGCTACTTTTGACGTTACACATTCTAACATTCAGGATTTTGGTATTGGAGCAAGTATTTCCGAAACTATTCGTAACGTTTTTAACAGAGCCGAAACTTTGGAAATTTCTACGCGATTAAATTTAGGGTCATCCAGAGATATGGCGAACCCCAACAACAATTTCTTCAACGTTTCTGAATATGGTCTCGATTTGAAACTAAATTTCCCAAGGATCTTACTGCCTTTTGGAACAGAAAAAATTATTCCAAAAAGAATGATTCCTTCCACCAGCGTTGCTGCAGGTTTCTCTAAACAAAGAAATATTGGACTGGACAAAGAAAATTTCACAGGAGGAATCGCTTACAACTGGTCTCCTAAACGAGGGAATACGGCAAAATTTGAACTCCTTAATGCACAATTCGTACGAAATTTAAATCCGGATAACTACTTTAACGTTTATAGAACATCTTATAGAGAATTAAACAATATTGGTACGATATACAATAAAAATGAGGATTATTATAACAGTCCGGACGATCGAAACCTAAGCATTCCCAAAGGGACTACCGGGTTTACCAATGATGTGTTGTCCCCCAATTCTAGCTTAATCCTTCCGGATCAGGCCTATAAAGATGTAAAAAGCATCGAAGAAAGAAGAATTCGTCTAACCGAGAATGACTTTATTCTGGCCACCAGCTATACTTTTACCAAAACCACAAAAAAAGATCTTGCCGATAATACATTCTATCAGTTTAAAACCAAAATAGAATCAGCCGGTACTTTGCTATCTGCTATTTCAAACATTGGGAACTTTCAAAAAAATGACAAAGGCAATTATGAAATTTTTAATCTGGAATATTCAGAATACATCAAAACTGAATTTGATTATATCAAACACTGGGATTTTGGAAAAGAAAAAGTACTGGCCGTAAGAACCTTTTTCGGAATTGCGGTTCCATTTGGAAATTCAAACTACATCCCGTTTTCACGAAGTTATTATGCAGGAGGTTCAAACGACAACCGCGCATGGCAGCCCTATTCTTTGGGTCCCGGAAGCACAAATGCCGCAAATGATTTCAACGAGGCCAATATGAAAATTGCCATGAGTGCCGAGCTTCGTTTTAAAATTTTTGGCGCCGTTAAAGGAGCCATCTTTGCAGATGCCGGAAATATCTGGAATGTGCTCGATAATGTGATTGATGAGAAAGCAAAATTCTCTAGCGTAAACGATTTAGCTGAAATTGCACTAGGTACAGGATTTGGTTTACGATACGATTTAAGCTTTTTTGTTATCCGTTTAGATATGGGCTTTAAGACCTATAACCCAGCACATGAGAAGGGAGATCGCTGGTTTAAAGAATACAATTTTGGGCACTCGGTTTTAAATTTTGGAATAAATTATCCATTCTAA
- a CDS encoding TrmH family RNA methyltransferase: protein MVSKNQIKLISGLHQKKQRFANQLFFAEGVKVIQELLQSNFELEHLYTTLNDFEEVHSSKRTLIYEQELKKISALSTPNSCLAVFKIPAENKIIDSGLILALDDIRDPGNLGTILRLCDWFGIKQIVCSKETVDIYNPKVVQATMGSITRVNVNYVDLETFIAQTKLAVFGTFMDGENIYKTDLPQDGIIIMGNEANGISPEIEKMVTSRLTIPRFGELQKTESLNVATATAIILSEFKRNS from the coding sequence ATGGTTAGTAAAAACCAAATAAAGCTTATCTCAGGGTTACATCAAAAAAAGCAACGTTTTGCAAATCAATTGTTTTTCGCCGAGGGAGTAAAAGTAATTCAAGAATTGTTGCAATCCAATTTTGAACTAGAGCATTTATACACGACTCTAAATGATTTTGAAGAGGTTCATTCTTCAAAGCGAACTTTAATTTATGAGCAGGAACTTAAAAAAATAAGTGCTTTATCTACTCCTAATTCCTGTTTGGCTGTTTTTAAAATTCCTGCCGAAAATAAAATAATCGATTCGGGCTTAATTTTGGCTTTAGACGATATTCGTGATCCCGGAAATTTAGGAACCATTTTGCGCCTTTGTGACTGGTTTGGGATCAAGCAAATTGTTTGCTCAAAAGAAACCGTCGATATTTACAATCCAAAGGTGGTGCAGGCAACCATGGGGTCTATTACCAGAGTAAATGTTAATTATGTTGATCTCGAAACGTTTATAGCTCAAACAAAATTAGCTGTATTTGGAACTTTTATGGATGGTGAAAACATCTATAAAACCGATCTTCCTCAGGATGGAATCATTATCATGGGTAATGAAGCCAACGGGATTTCACCGGAAATTGAAAAAATGGTTACAAGCCGACTTACCATTCCAAGATTTGGAGAGCTGCAAAAAACAGAAAGTTTAAATGTAGCTACCGCAACAGCAATTATTCTTAGTGAGTTTAAACGAAATAGTTAA
- a CDS encoding porin family protein, whose protein sequence is MKKIVVLLLLVLSTQGYSQFAKSMFSKDPIINLENWQKQRLYFGYYLGFNSFDFKFDYKSPGPDVQTKKTTGFNVGVVADLRLQEYINLRFEPGLYYTKRDLHYPNLPLQKDYLREVNSTYIHFPLLLKFSALRTGNIRPYLVGGMSSTLNLSSNAKSKDDNFEGKFRVKQWTAAYELGFGIDIFSEYFIFSPSIRGMFGISDELIRDNPANGPSPWTDNIDSMKSRAILINFTFH, encoded by the coding sequence ATGAAAAAAATTGTAGTCTTACTTCTATTAGTCTTATCGACGCAAGGATATTCGCAATTTGCTAAAAGCATGTTCAGCAAAGATCCTATCATTAATCTTGAAAACTGGCAAAAACAACGCCTGTATTTCGGTTATTACCTTGGGTTTAATAGTTTTGACTTTAAGTTTGACTACAAATCTCCCGGTCCCGATGTTCAAACAAAAAAGACTACCGGTTTTAATGTTGGTGTTGTAGCAGATTTAAGATTACAAGAATATATTAATCTTCGTTTTGAACCAGGATTGTACTATACCAAACGTGACTTGCATTACCCAAATTTGCCTTTGCAAAAAGACTACCTTAGGGAAGTAAACAGTACGTATATCCACTTTCCTTTACTCTTAAAATTCTCAGCATTGCGTACCGGAAACATTCGTCCTTATTTAGTTGGCGGAATGTCTTCGACACTTAACCTATCCAGCAATGCTAAATCAAAAGACGACAACTTCGAAGGGAAATTCAGAGTAAAACAATGGACTGCCGCTTATGAGCTAGGTTTTGGAATAGACATTTTCTCTGAGTATTTCATCTTCTCTCCTTCTATTCGAGGGATGTTTGGAATTTCAGACGAGTTAATTCGCGATAATCCGGCAAACGGACCTAGCCCTTGGACTGACAATATCGATTCTATGAAATCAAGAGCTATTTTAATAAATTTTACTTTTCATTAA
- the ubiE gene encoding bifunctional demethylmenaquinone methyltransferase/2-methoxy-6-polyprenyl-1,4-benzoquinol methylase UbiE: MSEKITPYKDSSLGKKEQVAQMFDNISGNYDNLNRVISFGIDTKWRKKVLKIVSDTKPKIILDIATGTGDLAILMSQTNAEKIIGLDISAGMLEVGKKKVQAKGLSNTIDLVLGDSEKIPFDDNHFDAITVGFGVRNFENLEKGFAEILRVLKPNGVFVILETSVPDKTPYKQGYKFYSKNILPIIGKLFSKDNSAYGYLSESAAVFPYGEALNNILRKIGFIDVVAMPQTFGVATIYSASKK; this comes from the coding sequence ATGTCTGAAAAAATAACTCCATATAAAGACTCTTCTTTAGGTAAAAAAGAGCAGGTTGCCCAAATGTTTGACAACATCTCCGGCAACTATGATAATTTAAATCGTGTGATCTCATTTGGAATTGACACCAAGTGGCGGAAAAAAGTGCTCAAAATTGTTTCGGATACAAAACCAAAAATCATTCTTGATATTGCAACCGGAACCGGTGATCTTGCCATATTAATGTCGCAGACCAATGCTGAAAAAATTATAGGTTTAGATATTTCAGCCGGAATGCTTGAGGTAGGAAAGAAAAAAGTTCAGGCAAAAGGATTATCTAATACTATAGATTTAGTTTTGGGAGATTCTGAAAAAATTCCTTTTGACGACAATCATTTCGATGCCATAACAGTTGGATTTGGTGTTCGAAATTTTGAAAACCTGGAAAAAGGATTTGCAGAAATTCTAAGGGTTTTAAAACCAAATGGTGTTTTTGTAATTCTGGAAACCTCGGTTCCGGACAAAACACCATACAAACAAGGCTATAAATTTTACAGCAAAAACATCCTTCCCATTATTGGAAAACTCTTTTCTAAAGACAATTCAGCTTATGGTTATTTATCTGAATCTGCTGCAGTTTTCCCTTACGGAGAAGCTCTGAACAATATTTTAAGAAAAATTGGGTTTATAGATGTTGTAGCAATGCCTCAAACTTTTGGTGTTGCAACCATTTATTCTGCCTCTAAAAAATAG
- a CDS encoding dihydrofolate reductase, which yields MIIMIAAVAENNELGKNNELVWHLPNDFKRFKSLTTNHHIIMGRKTFESFPKPLPNRVHVVITRQNDYHPEGCIVVDSIEKAIAVCPKDEDSYIIGGGEIYNLGLPYTDIIEVTKVHHTFEADAFFPKINENEWQLVESEENFKDEKHLYDYTYETYIRK from the coding sequence ATGATTATAATGATAGCGGCTGTTGCCGAAAATAACGAACTGGGAAAAAACAATGAATTAGTTTGGCATCTACCGAATGATTTTAAAAGATTTAAATCGCTCACTACCAACCATCATATTATTATGGGGAGAAAAACTTTCGAAAGTTTCCCAAAACCTTTACCCAACAGAGTACATGTTGTAATAACTCGTCAAAATGATTACCATCCGGAAGGCTGTATTGTTGTTGATTCTATCGAAAAAGCGATAGCCGTATGCCCTAAAGACGAAGACTCTTATATTATTGGAGGGGGCGAAATCTACAATCTTGGTTTACCTTATACCGATATTATCGAAGTTACCAAAGTACATCATACTTTTGAAGCAGATGCTTTCTTTCCTAAAATCAATGAAAATGAATGGCAGCTTGTTGAATCGGAAGAGAATTTTAAAGACGAGAAGCACCTCTATGATTATACGTACGAAACTTATATCCGAAAATAA
- a CDS encoding 2TM domain-containing protein, which yields MEKEVHEQYEYARRRIRQKKVLYFHFVLFILGSLFLFIANRFFGLGATNGQDWCIWAITIWLFIFILHFIKVYITDRFMNKKWEREQIDRLVALQQKRISQLESKVNEDSENKI from the coding sequence ATGGAAAAGGAAGTACACGAACAATACGAGTATGCCAGAAGAAGAATCAGACAAAAGAAGGTTCTTTATTTTCATTTTGTGCTTTTTATTCTAGGGAGTTTATTTTTATTTATCGCCAATCGATTCTTTGGCCTTGGAGCCACCAACGGGCAAGACTGGTGTATTTGGGCCATAACAATCTGGCTTTTTATCTTCATTTTACATTTTATAAAAGTATACATCACAGACCGGTTCATGAACAAAAAATGGGAAAGAGAACAAATTGACCGGCTTGTTGCTTTACAACAGAAAAGAATTAGTCAGTTAGAATCGAAAGTAAATGAAGATTCCGAAAATAAAATTTAG